A region from the Desulfovibrio sp. TomC genome encodes:
- a CDS encoding ABC transporter ATP-binding protein, with protein MIRCQKLQSGYHGRPVLHDIDLEVAAGEMVGILGPNGAGKTTLLLTLSGVLSPGGGTVRLDGANVAAMTDRERARKVAAVPQRGENAGELTVRSLVLMGRYPYLSFLGGYGTDDATAADAAMAAVGVADLAPRRLGELSGGEFQRVLTARALAQESDVLLLDEASANLDVARKIELYQLLAARNATGTTILAALHDINLAALFCRRLVFLKNGRIEADGPTAAVFTQPTLSRIYETDIIVIPHPTTGAPQALAVPGPGPGPGVVSGTP; from the coding sequence ATGATCCGGTGCCAGAAACTGCAAAGCGGCTACCACGGCCGGCCGGTGCTCCACGACATCGACCTGGAGGTTGCCGCTGGCGAAATGGTGGGCATCCTCGGGCCAAACGGAGCCGGCAAGACCACGCTCCTCTTGACGCTTTCCGGAGTCCTCTCCCCGGGGGGCGGCACGGTGCGCCTGGATGGCGCCAACGTGGCCGCCATGACCGACCGGGAACGCGCCCGGAAAGTGGCCGCCGTGCCCCAACGCGGCGAGAACGCCGGGGAGCTGACCGTGCGCTCCCTGGTGCTCATGGGGCGCTATCCGTACCTGTCCTTTCTGGGCGGCTATGGCACAGACGACGCCACCGCGGCCGACGCGGCCATGGCAGCGGTCGGCGTGGCCGATCTGGCCCCACGGCGGTTGGGGGAACTGTCCGGCGGCGAATTCCAGCGGGTCCTGACCGCCCGGGCCTTGGCCCAGGAAAGCGACGTGCTCCTGTTGGATGAAGCCTCGGCCAACCTGGATGTGGCCAGAAAAATTGAACTCTACCAACTCCTGGCCGCCCGCAACGCGACCGGGACCACCATCCTGGCCGCCTTGCACGACATCAATCTGGCCGCGCTCTTTTGCCGGCGGCTGGTGTTTCTCAAAAACGGCCGCATCGAGGCCGATGGCCCGACTGCCGCCGTCTTTACGCAGCCAACCCTTTCGAGGATTTATGAAACCGATATCATTGTCATCCCCCACCCGACGACCGGCGCGCCCCAGGCCCTGGCTGTTCCCGGTCCTGGCCCTGGCCCTGGCGTTGTCTCTGGGACGCCCTGA